The Clostridium chauvoei genome has a window encoding:
- a CDS encoding putative polysaccharide biosynthesis protein encodes MKKQSLIKASLILGITGIIARFLGLFFRWPLIMLIGDEGVGYYQMSYPLYMFFVAMASGVPVAISKMISEKRAKNDVIGIFEVVKESTILMMVLGVGTTFILFFFAKPIISFLRWDMKAYYALLGISFAPLIISFMTIYRGFFQGLQNMTPTGISQILEQIGRVVIGVGLAVILLPKGIEYSAGGAAFGAAAGGLIGGTYLYIKYRHVKREMGIRRIQANPEVLNNILKIALPISVGATVGTIMNLIDSILVPQKLLTAGLTSQQSTILYAQLTGKAAVIVNIPLTLSMALCTSLIPIIAENYILGRKKELNSKVVLSLKLSSVIAMPCMLGLFCLAGPIMKLIFPGKFEGIEILQFLSLSIPFVILTQTTTSILQGTGHYIRPVINLFIGCLVKVVLTLVLVPIPSINIYGAVIASVSAYIVATVLNLISVKTKMKSRLDFYGSFIKPTIAALVMIIGVLLTYGYTINKITSEGFSCIISIFVGMIIYGIAILIFRVFDVNEIKNRLVKY; translated from the coding sequence ATGAAGAAACAGTCTTTAATTAAAGCGAGTTTAATTCTTGGAATAACAGGAATAATAGCAAGATTTTTAGGCTTATTTTTTAGATGGCCATTAATAATGTTAATAGGCGATGAGGGTGTAGGATATTATCAAATGTCATATCCGTTGTATATGTTTTTCGTAGCCATGGCATCTGGAGTTCCTGTAGCTATATCTAAGATGATATCAGAAAAAAGAGCTAAGAATGATGTTATAGGTATTTTTGAAGTTGTTAAAGAATCAACTATTTTAATGATGGTTTTAGGTGTAGGAACAACATTTATATTATTTTTCTTTGCAAAACCAATAATAAGTTTTTTAAGGTGGGATATGAAAGCATATTATGCTTTACTTGGTATATCTTTTGCACCGCTTATAATATCTTTTATGACAATATACAGAGGTTTTTTTCAAGGTCTTCAAAATATGACACCCACAGGTATATCACAAATATTAGAACAAATAGGTAGAGTTGTTATAGGTGTAGGTTTAGCGGTTATATTATTACCTAAAGGAATTGAATATTCAGCAGGAGGAGCAGCTTTTGGAGCGGCAGCAGGAGGGCTTATAGGAGGAACATATTTATATATAAAATATAGACATGTTAAGAGAGAAATGGGAATTAGAAGAATACAAGCTAACCCAGAAGTGTTAAATAATATACTAAAAATAGCATTACCTATATCAGTAGGGGCTACGGTAGGAACTATAATGAATTTGATAGATTCTATATTAGTACCACAAAAGTTACTAACAGCAGGGCTTACTTCACAACAATCAACAATATTATATGCACAATTAACAGGTAAAGCTGCTGTAATAGTAAATATTCCTCTTACATTATCCATGGCACTTTGCACATCACTTATACCAATAATAGCAGAAAATTATATACTAGGAAGAAAGAAAGAGCTAAATTCAAAAGTAGTTTTATCTCTAAAATTATCATCAGTAATTGCTATGCCATGTATGTTAGGACTATTCTGTTTAGCAGGGCCAATAATGAAACTTATATTCCCAGGGAAATTTGAAGGGATAGAAATATTACAGTTCTTATCATTATCAATTCCATTTGTGATACTAACACAAACAACTACATCTATATTACAAGGGACAGGCCATTATATAAGACCCGTTATAAACTTATTTATAGGTTGTTTAGTAAAAGTTGTACTTACATTAGTATTAGTTCCGATTCCTTCAATAAATATATATGGAGCTGTGATAGCAAGTGTTAGTGCATATATAGTGGCAACAGTATTGAATTTAATATCAGTTAAGACTAAAATGAAGAGTAGGTTAGATTTTTATGGATCATTTATTAAACCAACAATTGCAGCGTTAGTTATGATAATAGGAGTTTTATTAACTTATGGATATACAATAAATAAAATAACAAGCGAAGGTTTTTCATGTATAATTTCCATTTTTGTAGGTATGATTATATATGGAATAGCAATATTGATATTTAGGGTTTTTGATGTAAATGAAATAAAAAATAGACTTGTAAAATATTAA
- the spoVT gene encoding stage V sporulation protein T produces MKATGIVRRIDDLGRVVIPKEIRRTLRIREGDPLEIFTDREGGVILKKYSPIGELTDFSKEYAESLQQSIGHIVLIADKDAFISASGAPKKDYIERKVSNELEKIMDDRKAVLINDENKTISLHNDEEDGKYSSQVIAPIIAEGDAIGAVIILSKQSGEKFSEIELKLAETAASFLGKQMEQ; encoded by the coding sequence ATGAAAGCAACAGGAATTGTTAGACGTATTGATGACTTAGGTAGAGTAGTAATACCAAAAGAAATAAGAAGAACATTAAGAATTAGAGAAGGAGACCCTTTAGAAATTTTTACAGATAGAGAAGGCGGGGTAATATTAAAGAAATATTCACCAATAGGGGAGTTAACAGACTTCTCAAAAGAATATGCTGAGAGTTTACAACAATCAATTGGACATATTGTACTGATAGCAGATAAAGATGCATTTATTTCAGCTAGTGGAGCTCCTAAAAAAGACTATATAGAAAGAAAAGTAAGTAACGAACTAGAAAAAATTATGGATGATAGAAAAGCAGTCTTAATAAATGACGAAAATAAAACAATATCATTACATAATGACGAAGAAGATGGAAAGTATAGTAGTCAAGTGATAGCACCTATTATTGCAGAAGGCGATGCTATTGGAGCAGTAATAATATTATCAAAACAATCAGGAGAAAAATTCTCAGAAATAGAATTGAAGTTAGCAGAAACAGCAGCTTCATTTTTAGGCAAACAAATGGAACAATAA
- a CDS encoding peptidylprolyl isomerase produces the protein MNKIKKVLATAMVGILAFSVVGCKMIQRTPESIQNTVVAKVGDEKITKGDVDKELKTYLEKFKQQYGENYEENPQIKETLHQYRVTMLNQLIDENIQVQKAKELNLVPEQAELDKEIKEQSDNIKAMYGTEENFKKSLEDNGHTEESFNAFIKKQIIAQKAKDYIFKDIKITDEDINAEYEANKANYGEANVAHILVADENKAKEVREKAANGEDFAALAKEYSEDPGSKDKGGDYGVIPYNSEKFVKEFVDGFKTLKEGEISQPVKSQFGYHIIKATNVKTKSFDEVKDEIKTKMDKEKKNEAYKKTMDQWKNEIKIKTYEDKL, from the coding sequence TTGAATAAAATTAAGAAGGTTCTGGCTACAGCGATGGTAGGAATATTAGCTTTTTCTGTAGTTGGGTGCAAAATGATACAAAGGACTCCAGAGTCAATACAAAACACTGTAGTAGCTAAAGTTGGAGATGAAAAAATAACAAAAGGTGATGTGGATAAAGAGTTAAAGACTTATTTAGAAAAGTTTAAGCAACAATATGGAGAAAACTATGAAGAAAATCCACAAATAAAAGAGACTTTACATCAATATAGAGTAACTATGTTAAATCAATTAATTGATGAAAATATACAAGTTCAAAAAGCTAAGGAGTTAAATTTAGTTCCAGAACAAGCAGAGTTAGATAAAGAAATTAAAGAACAAAGCGACAATATAAAAGCTATGTATGGAACAGAAGAAAATTTCAAAAAGTCTTTAGAAGATAACGGACATACTGAAGAAAGTTTTAATGCATTTATAAAGAAGCAAATTATAGCTCAAAAGGCAAAAGATTATATATTTAAAGATATAAAAATAACAGATGAAGATATTAATGCAGAATATGAAGCGAATAAGGCAAACTATGGAGAAGCAAATGTTGCTCATATATTAGTAGCTGACGAAAATAAAGCTAAAGAAGTAAGAGAAAAGGCTGCTAATGGAGAAGATTTCGCTGCATTAGCTAAAGAATACTCAGAAGATCCAGGTTCAAAAGACAAGGGTGGAGATTACGGCGTAATTCCATATAACTCAGAAAAATTTGTTAAGGAATTTGTAGATGGATTTAAAACTCTTAAAGAAGGTGAAATTTCACAACCAGTTAAGAGCCAATTTGGATACCATATAATAAAGGCAACTAACGTAAAAACTAAGTCATTTGATGAAGTTAAAGATGAAATAAAAACTAAAATGGATAAAGAAAAGAAAAACGAAGCTTACAAGAAAACAATGGATCAATGGAAGAATGAAATAAAAATTAAAACTTATGAAGATAAACTATAA
- the mfd gene encoding transcription-repair coupling factor yields MRLKGVMEPLNNSSHFDEILTNINQNKYPINIYGLSDSGKSYAIEGIYENIDTPLVILTHSDMEAKNLYEDLIFYTNDVYYFPNKEVVFYNIDAISGDLRWARLKVIKEMLNNKKKIIITSIDSFATIYTPKKLFKKYTFKLKIDQEVDFKDLSMKLLEGGYERVEIVEGKGEFSLRGGILDVFPPTSAYPFRVELFGDQIDSIRTFNTDSQRSIEKVKSLEIFPAKEIIITEEGLDLAKKRMKEEFEEINQKSGNKDKERISRLQDIVNKNIESLSETLTFETVESYLPYFYKEKEDLFEYLKGYTYIIDDVKRCIGKVDSTYYEFRENYESFLQRGGILPGQNELLITKETLIEKVQDQNSITLDTFVSKNEILKPLATVGINQVTLNNYQGQLDLLIEEIQNKKLNGYKILILSGTRSRGERLVSTLRDRGIESSYKDDVSSIQFGEVVITFGNLLKGFEYPDIKLCVISDKEVFGEAKRKTAKKIKPKKGIAKIKSFAELKPGDYVVHANHGVGVYKGIKQIESLGSTRDYLDIIYDKGDKLYVPVDQLDLVQKYIGSEGKSPKVNKLGGSEWTKAKAKVRKSINEIAQDLVKLYAARATVKGYKFGKDTQWQGQFEDEFPFEETPDQLTSVEEIKKDMESDKPMDRLLCGDVGYGKTEVAVRAAFKAVMDGKQVAFLVPTTILAEQHYKNMIKRFSDFPVNIDMVSRFRTAKQQKATLQAVKEGNVDILIGTHRLVSKDIVFKDLGLLIIDEEQRFGVAQKEKIKGLKKNVDVLTLSATPIPRTLHMSLTGARDISVIETPPEERYPIQTYVVENNEELVRDAILREVNRGGQVYYVYNRVETIQDMASYLRDLVPECKVGIIHGQMTERQLEKEMVSFMNKEYDILVCTTIIETGIDIPNVNTMIIHDSDKMGLSQLYQLRGRVGRSNRIAYAYFIYTKDKVLTEVAEKRLKALKDFTELGSGFKIAMRDLEIRGAGNMMGSAQHGHMAAIGYDLYCRMLEDTIKIIKGEIDKEPVETTVDIKVDAYIPGTYIEDEIQKIEIYKKIAAIDNIEDYMDIKEELQDRYSGIPDAVQNLMDIAYIKSKAKLLSIQEIKEMPKEVRFKFADGFKDINKIYKLLLKDYKDKVFLMFGENPYFSIKPNEIKKEQILEFYKEMLDNLIKNM; encoded by the coding sequence ATGAGATTAAAGGGGGTAATGGAACCCTTAAATAATAGTTCTCATTTTGATGAGATATTAACTAATATAAATCAAAATAAATATCCAATTAATATATATGGGTTATCAGACTCAGGTAAAAGTTATGCGATTGAGGGAATCTATGAAAATATAGATACCCCACTAGTGATTTTGACTCATAGTGATATGGAAGCTAAAAATCTATATGAAGATTTAATTTTTTATACAAATGATGTTTATTATTTTCCAAATAAAGAAGTTGTTTTTTATAATATAGATGCAATTTCAGGGGATTTAAGATGGGCTAGATTAAAAGTAATAAAAGAAATGTTAAATAATAAAAAGAAAATAATAATAACTTCTATAGATTCATTTGCTACAATCTATACACCAAAAAAGTTGTTTAAAAAATATACTTTTAAACTTAAGATAGATCAAGAGGTTGATTTTAAAGACCTATCTATGAAGCTTTTAGAAGGTGGATATGAAAGGGTAGAAATAGTAGAGGGAAAAGGTGAGTTTTCTTTAAGAGGGGGAATACTAGATGTTTTCCCTCCTACTTCAGCGTACCCATTTAGAGTAGAGCTTTTTGGAGATCAAATAGATTCAATAAGAACTTTCAATACAGACTCTCAAAGGAGTATTGAAAAAGTAAAAAGCTTAGAAATATTCCCGGCTAAGGAAATAATAATAACAGAAGAAGGATTAGACTTAGCTAAAAAAAGAATGAAAGAAGAATTTGAAGAGATAAATCAAAAGTCAGGAAACAAAGATAAAGAGCGAATATCAAGATTACAAGATATAGTAAATAAAAATATTGAAAGTTTATCAGAGACACTAACTTTTGAAACTGTAGAGAGTTACTTACCTTATTTCTATAAGGAAAAGGAAGATTTATTTGAATATTTAAAAGGATACACTTATATAATAGATGATGTTAAAAGATGTATAGGAAAAGTTGATAGCACTTACTATGAATTTAGAGAAAACTATGAGTCTTTTTTACAAAGAGGTGGAATTCTTCCAGGGCAAAATGAGTTATTGATAACAAAGGAAACTTTAATTGAAAAAGTACAAGATCAAAACTCAATAACATTAGATACTTTTGTAAGTAAGAATGAAATATTAAAACCATTAGCTACAGTAGGAATAAATCAAGTAACCTTAAATAATTATCAAGGACAGCTAGATTTATTAATAGAAGAAATTCAAAATAAAAAATTAAATGGCTATAAAATATTAATCCTATCAGGAACTAGAAGTAGAGGAGAAAGATTAGTTTCTACGCTTAGAGATAGAGGAATAGAAAGTTCATATAAAGATGATGTATCATCAATACAATTTGGTGAAGTAGTAATTACATTTGGAAACCTTTTAAAGGGTTTTGAATATCCAGATATAAAATTATGTGTGATTTCAGATAAAGAAGTATTTGGAGAAGCAAAAAGAAAAACAGCCAAAAAGATAAAACCTAAAAAGGGTATAGCTAAAATTAAGAGCTTTGCAGAACTTAAGCCTGGTGATTATGTTGTTCATGCTAACCATGGGGTAGGTGTCTATAAGGGCATAAAACAAATAGAATCTTTAGGTAGTACTAGGGATTACTTAGATATAATTTACGATAAGGGAGATAAATTATATGTTCCTGTAGATCAATTGGATTTAGTCCAAAAATATATAGGAAGCGAAGGAAAAAGCCCAAAAGTAAATAAATTAGGTGGAAGTGAATGGACTAAGGCTAAAGCTAAAGTTAGAAAGTCAATAAATGAAATAGCCCAAGACTTAGTTAAGCTTTATGCAGCGAGAGCTACTGTTAAAGGATATAAATTTGGTAAGGATACTCAGTGGCAAGGGCAATTTGAAGACGAGTTTCCATTTGAAGAAACACCAGATCAATTAACATCAGTAGAAGAGATAAAAAAAGATATGGAATCTGATAAGCCGATGGACAGACTTTTATGTGGAGATGTTGGATACGGAAAAACAGAAGTAGCAGTAAGAGCAGCTTTTAAAGCAGTAATGGATGGAAAGCAAGTTGCATTTTTAGTTCCAACAACAATATTAGCTGAACAACATTATAAAAATATGATAAAAAGATTTTCAGACTTTCCAGTAAATATTGATATGGTTAGTAGATTTAGAACTGCTAAACAACAAAAAGCAACACTTCAAGCAGTTAAAGAAGGAAATGTGGATATATTAATAGGAACCCATAGATTAGTTTCTAAAGATATTGTATTTAAGGATTTAGGACTTCTTATTATAGATGAAGAACAAAGATTTGGAGTAGCTCAAAAAGAAAAAATAAAGGGCTTAAAGAAAAATGTTGATGTTCTTACGTTAAGTGCAACACCTATACCAAGAACTCTTCATATGTCATTAACTGGGGCAAGGGATATTTCAGTAATAGAAACTCCTCCAGAAGAAAGATACCCAATACAAACTTATGTTGTAGAAAATAATGAGGAATTGGTTAGAGATGCCATACTAAGAGAAGTGAATAGAGGAGGCCAAGTTTATTATGTATATAACAGAGTAGAAACTATTCAAGATATGGCGAGTTATCTTAGAGATTTAGTTCCTGAATGTAAAGTAGGTATAATCCATGGGCAAATGACTGAAAGACAGTTAGAAAAAGAAATGGTAAGCTTTATGAATAAGGAATATGACATATTGGTATGTACAACAATAATAGAAACAGGAATTGATATTCCAAATGTAAATACTATGATAATACATGATTCTGATAAAATGGGATTATCACAGTTATATCAATTAAGAGGTAGAGTAGGTAGATCTAATAGAATAGCCTATGCATATTTTATATATACAAAAGATAAAGTATTAACTGAAGTTGCAGAAAAAAGATTAAAGGCTTTAAAAGATTTTACAGAGCTTGGATCAGGATTTAAAATTGCAATGAGAGATTTAGAGATAAGAGGTGCAGGAAATATGATGGGATCTGCACAACATGGTCATATGGCAGCTATAGGATATGATTTATACTGTAGAATGTTAGAAGATACAATCAAGATAATAAAAGGTGAAATAGATAAAGAACCAGTTGAAACAACAGTTGATATAAAAGTAGATGCATATATACCAGGAACATATATAGAAGATGAGATACAAAAAATAGAAATATATAAGAAGATTGCAGCCATAGATAATATAGAAGATTATATGGATATAAAGGAAGAGTTACAAGATAGATATTCTGGTATTCCAGATGCTGTTCAAAATCTTATGGATATAGCTTATATAAAAAGTAAAGCTAAGTTATTATCAATACAAGAGATAAAAGAAATGCCAAAAGAAGTAAGATTTAAATTTGCAGATGGTTTCAAGGATATTAATAAAATATATAAATTATTATTAAAAGATTATAAAGATAAGGTATTTCTTATGTTTGGAGAGAATCCATATTTCTCAATAAAACCAAATGAGATAAAAAAAGAGCAGATATTAGAGTTCTATAAAGAAATGTTAGATAATTTAATAAAAAATATGTAA
- the pth gene encoding aminoacyl-tRNA hydrolase — protein MFLVVGLGNPGKEYDKTRHNIGFECVDYLSSKYNIELNRIKFKGIYGEGFINNKKVVLLKPTTFMNLSGESIREIVNFYKLEPEEIIVIYDDISLEVGKIRIREKGSAGGHNGIKSIIKNLSTEVFPRVKVGVGQPKGDLVSHVLGKFSKEEEEILKESIQASAEAVEIIIKEDTKEAMNKLNGFKASKII, from the coding sequence ATGTTTTTAGTTGTTGGATTAGGAAATCCAGGAAAAGAATATGATAAAACTAGACATAATATTGGATTTGAATGTGTAGACTATCTTTCAAGTAAGTATAATATAGAGTTAAATAGGATAAAATTTAAAGGTATATATGGAGAAGGTTTTATAAATAATAAAAAGGTTGTTTTATTAAAACCTACAACTTTTATGAATTTAAGTGGAGAAAGCATTAGAGAAATTGTTAACTTTTATAAGTTAGAGCCAGAAGAAATTATAGTTATCTATGATGATATAAGCTTAGAAGTTGGAAAAATACGTATTAGAGAAAAAGGTAGTGCTGGTGGGCATAACGGAATAAAAAGTATAATAAAAAACCTTTCTACAGAAGTTTTTCCAAGAGTTAAAGTTGGGGTAGGACAACCTAAAGGGGATTTAGTTTCACATGTTTTAGGTAAATTTTCTAAGGAAGAAGAAGAAATATTAAAAGAGAGTATACAGGCTTCAGCTGAAGCAGTAGAAATTATAATTAAAGAGGATACTAAAGAAGCCATGAATAAACTAAATGGATTTAAGGCATCTAAAATTATATAA
- a CDS encoding S1C family serine protease, which yields MFNKNNYNNEKQNSSSDSSSIKFKMKKESYRIKIRRRLTLILGILIFIFIISTNIIILKKYDELISKIDKSKIDVNRRVFEYDKVANKVADSIVSISDETGKLVKNSYSSSNVTGIILNEEGYILTNYTSINEFKEIYVKLPSSGSMPIKANLVGANEQIDIAIIKIYYKGNLSPIKIAKFDEVKDGQEIAIFSNSMGNEYIERITPGIVTSTHQVIGSQTDNKEYRLLELSCVVNEKNTGGAVCNANGELIGLASSSITKKKNELGLYYAIDLRELEKIAKVTDVFKQKLGVSGGVIEDPKSKVKGFYVENVKESGNAYKAGIRATDIIVQLDGKSILTTQDLANIINDKKNGDNINCKVINNGEVKEIKISIQ from the coding sequence ATGTTTAATAAAAATAATTACAATAATGAAAAACAAAACTCCTCAAGTGATAGTTCTTCTATAAAATTTAAAATGAAAAAAGAAAGCTATAGAATAAAAATCAGAAGAAGATTAACCTTAATTTTAGGTATATTAATATTTATATTTATAATATCAACTAATATTATTATATTAAAAAAATACGATGAGCTTATAAGTAAAATAGATAAAAGTAAAATAGATGTAAATAGAAGAGTATTTGAATATGATAAGGTTGCTAATAAGGTTGCAGACTCTATAGTTAGTATAAGTGATGAAACTGGAAAACTTGTTAAGAACTCATATTCTTCATCTAATGTTACAGGAATAATATTAAATGAAGAAGGGTATATATTAACAAATTATACATCGATTAATGAATTTAAAGAGATATATGTAAAGTTACCATCAAGTGGTTCTATGCCTATAAAGGCAAATTTAGTTGGAGCAAATGAGCAAATAGATATTGCTATAATAAAAATATATTACAAAGGAAATCTTTCACCTATAAAAATTGCGAAATTTGATGAAGTAAAAGATGGTCAAGAGATAGCTATATTTAGCAATTCTATGGGTAATGAGTATATAGAGCGAATAACACCAGGAATAGTAACATCTACTCATCAAGTAATAGGCTCACAAACAGATAATAAAGAGTATAGATTATTAGAATTGAGCTGTGTAGTTAATGAAAAAAATACTGGGGGAGCTGTTTGTAATGCAAACGGGGAACTAATAGGTTTAGCTAGTTCAAGTATAACTAAGAAAAAAAATGAACTAGGATTATATTATGCAATTGATTTAAGAGAATTAGAAAAGATAGCAAAGGTTACAGATGTTTTTAAACAAAAACTAGGAGTGAGCGGAGGCGTTATTGAAGATCCCAAAAGTAAGGTTAAGGGATTTTATGTTGAAAATGTAAAGGAATCAGGGAATGCATACAAAGCTGGAATAAGAGCCACTGATATAATAGTTCAATTAGATGGAAAAAGCATATTAACTACCCAGGATTTAGCGAATATAATAAATGATAAAAAAAATGGAGATAATATAAATTGTAAAGTTATAAATAATGGTGAGGTAAAAGAAATAAAGATATCAATACAATAA
- a CDS encoding sensor histidine kinase, with protein MNRKGIAYKLTITFTSIIAVILVLIGMILSIWFNKEYKLEKQRVLEKQLVLVEEATISFLSQNTEYAYDKLRDTMNMIESSIDMDSVIIDNLGYIYVVSDNKYNKEKYTKLNIEEEALIKLKNGETVNSKFIDSEGIERKTYIRPIFNKGYFNGAIVLIGNNIYVKMPNRIYIIIWISVVLALIVSSIITYYFSEKIIIKPLEEINNAAKKIAKGEVEKRVNIKSNDEIGELGDSFNIMAESLEQVDKKRRDFISNVSHELRSPITSIKGFITGILDGVIPKDKENYYLTIVNDEISRLTRLVTDLLDISAMESGKFNLNMVELDINEVITLCTLNLEGKIKEKNINVEVVFHNKHEYAIADRDRLIQVITNLIENAIKYGEDNGEIKINTYLRTDKVYVSIFNSGSSIPKEDINNIWDRFYKSDKARTNKISTGLGLPIVRLILSQHGQDIWVNNIDGKGVRFTFSLKKAN; from the coding sequence ATGAACAGAAAAGGGATTGCTTATAAATTAACAATTACCTTTACTTCTATAATAGCAGTAATACTAGTATTAATAGGGATGATTTTATCCATATGGTTTAATAAAGAATATAAATTAGAGAAACAACGAGTATTGGAAAAACAACTAGTATTAGTAGAAGAAGCTACAATATCATTTTTAAGCCAAAATACAGAGTATGCATATGATAAGTTAAGAGATACAATGAATATGATAGAAAGCTCTATAGATATGGATTCGGTTATAATAGACAATTTAGGGTACATATATGTAGTTTCAGACAATAAATATAATAAAGAAAAATACACTAAGCTAAATATAGAGGAAGAAGCTTTAATTAAATTAAAAAATGGTGAAACTGTAAATTCTAAATTTATAGATAGTGAAGGTATCGAAAGAAAGACATATATAAGACCTATTTTTAATAAGGGATACTTTAATGGGGCTATAGTTTTAATAGGAAACAACATATATGTAAAGATGCCAAATAGAATTTATATTATCATTTGGATTTCTGTAGTTTTAGCTCTTATTGTATCAAGTATCATAACATATTATTTTTCAGAAAAAATAATAATAAAGCCTTTAGAAGAGATAAATAATGCAGCTAAGAAAATAGCTAAAGGTGAAGTGGAAAAAAGAGTAAATATTAAGTCCAATGATGAAATTGGCGAACTTGGAGACTCTTTTAATATAATGGCTGAATCTTTAGAACAAGTAGATAAAAAAAGAAGAGATTTTATATCTAATGTATCTCACGAATTAAGATCACCCATAACATCAATTAAGGGATTTATTACAGGTATATTAGATGGGGTAATTCCTAAAGATAAAGAAAATTATTACTTAACTATAGTAAACGACGAAATAAGTAGATTAACTAGATTAGTAACAGACCTTCTAGATATATCAGCAATGGAATCAGGAAAGTTTAATCTTAATATGGTGGAATTGGATATAAATGAAGTTATAACATTATGTACTTTAAATTTAGAAGGAAAAATAAAAGAAAAAAATATAAATGTTGAGGTTGTTTTTCATAATAAACATGAGTATGCAATTGCGGATAGAGATAGATTAATACAAGTTATTACCAATTTAATAGAGAATGCTATAAAATATGGAGAAGATAATGGAGAAATAAAAATAAACACTTATTTAAGGACAGATAAGGTATATGTAAGCATATTTAATAGTGGCTCAAGCATTCCAAAGGAAGATATAAATAATATATGGGATAGATTCTATAAATCAGATAAAGCTAGAACAAATAAAATAAGTACGGGATTAGGATTGCCTATAGTACGTCTTATTTTATCACAGCATGGTCAAGATATATGGGTTAATAATATAGATGGAAAAGGTGTAAGATTTACATTTAGTTTAAAAAAGGCTAATTAA
- a CDS encoding response regulator transcription factor: MESRLGKVLVIDDDENICEVINMYLTSTGYETRICHNGKEACNVFNSFKPELVLLDIMLPGMDGVEVLKWIRKHCEIPVIMLTAKGDTFDKVLALELGADDYIVKPFEPKELMARVKAVMRRYTYENIDKEVLSFSDLVIDVNSYNVLYKGNEIKMPPKEFELLYYLASNKNKVFTREQLLCEVWGYDYPGDSRTVDVHIKRLREKISGGENWQLETVWGVGYKFEVK, translated from the coding sequence ATGGAAAGTAGATTAGGAAAAGTTTTAGTTATAGATGATGATGAAAATATATGTGAAGTTATAAATATGTATTTAACTAGTACGGGATATGAAACTAGAATATGTCATAATGGAAAAGAAGCATGTAATGTTTTTAATAGTTTCAAGCCAGAATTAGTATTATTAGATATAATGCTTCCAGGAATGGATGGAGTAGAAGTGTTAAAGTGGATTAGAAAGCATTGTGAAATACCAGTAATTATGTTGACAGCAAAGGGAGATACCTTTGATAAGGTACTTGCATTAGAGTTAGGAGCAGATGATTACATAGTAAAACCTTTTGAGCCTAAAGAATTAATGGCAAGAGTTAAAGCAGTAATGAGAAGATATACATATGAAAATATAGATAAAGAAGTATTAAGTTTTTCTGACCTTGTTATAGATGTAAATTCTTATAATGTTTTATATAAAGGGAATGAAATAAAAATGCCACCTAAAGAATTTGAGTTGCTTTATTATTTAGCTAGTAATAAAAATAAAGTTTTCACTAGGGAACAACTATTATGTGAAGTATGGGGATATGATTATCCAGGTGATTCAAGAACGGTCGATGTTCACATAAAAAGGTTAAGAGAGAAAATTAGTGGAGGGGAAAATTGGCAACTTGAAACTGTTTGGGGTGTAGGATATAAGTTCGAGGTGAAGTAA